From a single Anomalospiza imberbis isolate Cuckoo-Finch-1a 21T00152 chromosome 16, ASM3175350v1, whole genome shotgun sequence genomic region:
- the GRAP gene encoding GRB2-related adapter protein isoform X1, whose product MNPEGEGREKLPAEGRSPVRSPMQTPLPAAPGVSVPPPRRLRVRRWGVPRAPGGARVAQPGAPRRWYAGRISRHLAEERLLQRNHLGAFLIRDSESAPGEFSLSVSYGKHVQHFKVLRERNGKYFLWEEKFNSLNELVDFYRMTTIAKEQQIFLWDEDQTQEQAPQGSSSSRGGTASPSGARQCYPVPGAGRWGPLSSHQPLPSASLQVKRPRFVQAQFDFSAQEGSQLPFLRGDIIEVLDCPDPNWWQGKIYGRVGLFPRSYVHPIHK is encoded by the exons ATGAACCCggagggggagggaagggagaaacTGCCGGCGGAGGGTCGCAGCCCCGTGAGGAGCCCGATGCAGACCCCTCTCCCGGCGGCACCGGGAGTCTCGGTGCCTCCACCCCGCAGGCTGCGGGTGCGGCGCTGGGGTGTTCCCCGGGCGCCCGGGGGTGCCCGCGTGGCTCAGCCCGGTGCCCCTCGCAGGTGGTACGCGGGCAGGATCTCCCGGCACCTGGCAGAGGAGCGGCTGCTCCAGCGCAATCACCTGGGAGCCTTCCTGATCCGCGACAGCGAGAGCGCCCCGGGCGAGTTCTCCCTCTCCGTCAG CTACGGGAAGCACGTCCAGCACTTCAAGGTGCTCAGGGAGAGGAACGGCAAATATTTCCTCTGGGAGGAAAAGTTCAACTCCCTCAACGAGCTGGTGGATTTCTACAGGATGACCACGATCGCCAAAGAGCAGCAGATTTTCCTGTGGGACGAGGACCAGACCCAGGAG CAGGCACCCCAAGGCTCGTCCTCGTCCCGTGGTGGCACAGCGTCCCCATCAGGAGCCAGGCAGTGCTACCCAGTGCCGGGGGCTGGCAGATGGGGACCCCTCTCCTCCCACCAACCCCTGCCCTCGGCTTCCCTGCAGGTGAAGAGACCCCGATTTGTGCAAGCCCAGTTCGACTTCTCAGCCCAGGAGGGCTCCCAGCTGCCCTTCCTCCGCGGGGACATCATTGAGGTCCTGGACTGCCCTGACCCCAACTGGTGGCAGGGGAAGATCTACGGCCGTGTTGGGCTCTTCCCCCGGAGCTACGTCCACCCCATCCACAAGTGA
- the GRAP gene encoding GRB2-related adapter protein isoform X2: MESVALYSFQATEKDELPFQKGDTLKILNMEDDQNWYKAELFGREGFVPKNYIKVKPHPWYAGRISRHLAEERLLQRNHLGAFLIRDSESAPGEFSLSVSYGKHVQHFKVLRERNGKYFLWEEKFNSLNELVDFYRMTTIAKEQQIFLWDEDQTQEQAPQGSSSSRGGTASPSGARQCYPVPGAGRWGPLSSHQPLPSASLQVKRPRFVQAQFDFSAQEGSQLPFLRGDIIEVLDCPDPNWWQGKIYGRVGLFPRSYVHPIHK; encoded by the exons ATGGAATCGGTGGCCCTGTACAGCTTCCAGGCGACGGAGAAGGACGAGCTGCCCTTCCAGAAAGGCGACACCCTGAAG ATCCTCAACATGGAAGATGACCAGAACTGGTACAAGGCTGAGCTGTTCGGCCGTGAGGGCTTTGTCCCCAAAAACTACATCAAGGTCAAGCCACACCC GTGGTACGCGGGCAGGATCTCCCGGCACCTGGCAGAGGAGCGGCTGCTCCAGCGCAATCACCTGGGAGCCTTCCTGATCCGCGACAGCGAGAGCGCCCCGGGCGAGTTCTCCCTCTCCGTCAG CTACGGGAAGCACGTCCAGCACTTCAAGGTGCTCAGGGAGAGGAACGGCAAATATTTCCTCTGGGAGGAAAAGTTCAACTCCCTCAACGAGCTGGTGGATTTCTACAGGATGACCACGATCGCCAAAGAGCAGCAGATTTTCCTGTGGGACGAGGACCAGACCCAGGAG CAGGCACCCCAAGGCTCGTCCTCGTCCCGTGGTGGCACAGCGTCCCCATCAGGAGCCAGGCAGTGCTACCCAGTGCCGGGGGCTGGCAGATGGGGACCCCTCTCCTCCCACCAACCCCTGCCCTCGGCTTCCCTGCAGGTGAAGAGACCCCGATTTGTGCAAGCCCAGTTCGACTTCTCAGCCCAGGAGGGCTCCCAGCTGCCCTTCCTCCGCGGGGACATCATTGAGGTCCTGGACTGCCCTGACCCCAACTGGTGGCAGGGGAAGATCTACGGCCGTGTTGGGCTCTTCCCCCGGAGCTACGTCCACCCCATCCACAAGTGA